Genomic segment of Sebastes fasciatus isolate fSebFas1 chromosome 3, fSebFas1.pri, whole genome shotgun sequence:
GCCATCTCTAAATGTCTCTGGATCTCTAGATGCTAACGGCTGAGCGCTACcagctacacacacatgctcagagTACAACCAGCGACCGATGACGACACAGGGAGGGGCGGAGCTACATCCAACTCTCGCGAGATTTGAGTTGATAAGCGATtgatactttttatttttatttgacctttatttaaccaggtaaaatcaattgagaaccaattctcatttacaatgatgacctggccaagaggcagtagcacagtccacacaagtgacacaatacaagcacagatacaatacattatgacaaacacatgagaaaatggctaaaaacagcataggtaaattaataaacactatgtacaaaaaaaggcagattactggatgttctttgtaaaaatggatgagagagagagagaagtgagggctggtcagcaagtacagcagtcaactatgacttgttgcagcttttgtttgaacatgttgagagaaaagctgcaacaagtcatagttgactgctgtacttgctgaccagccctcacttctctctctctcttccatttttacaaagaacatccagtaatccgcctttttttgtacatagtgtttattaatttacctatgctgtttttagccattttctcatgtgtttgtcatactgtattgtatctgtGCCGTTTGTGTCACTTGTGTGGCAGGATACTTCTGGCAGGATGCTTTGACAGGAAGATACAGAAGAAATACATCATTTTTTAATTGAGGCATGCAGATTCTcaccaatacacagccctaatttagaGATGTAAAATATGATGAAGATTGTGTAATATGATTGGAAGCTTATGAACAGTTATAAAATGATCCTTGAGGTAAGACTCAAGTGTTTTTCCAGGGTCAAGAATGATCTTTGAACCTCACATTAGTAATCAACTAATCTACAACAACTAACAGGGAGAACAAGGAccatcacaacaacacaaatttaaatattaaaagagACATTCTGTATATTTTAATAGAAAGTgagacagaaataaacacacaaaagatTTATCCCAATCCTCCTTCGGTCATGTAAATACCACCCTGGTGAATTCACACAGTGACTTTATCACATGCAGTAGTTATCCACCTCTTTGTCTCAGAAGCACTGATAGGAGGCTGTAAGtccttaaaggagcagtgtgtaggatttagtggcatctagcggtgaggttgcaccCCTCCGTTTCCAAGTGTGTAAAGAacctacggtggccttcaggttcAGCAGAAAACAGGAAACTCTGGTGTCACTCTGAAAACATGAAGGCCACGCCAATATTTATCCTCCTTTTCTGCCGTTGCCTGTCACGATTTCGTTTAGCTTCATGTTTCTGCTTCTTTGACGACGAGGATTCATGCtccctttctttttcttgtgcTAAGTAATAAGCACAATTCTCCATTTGTCAAAATTTGGGTTCTCAAAATTCTCACAACACTAAATGGTTagccagcagcaccagcaccaacttattcctcttctttcttcttcctccgtCTTTCAACTGGTGCATTCGCAACACCAAATTTAAGCTGCCACCTCAATGTAAAaccgtgaaagtctctctctagagccagtgtttggcttGTCAGtcctgtgctactgtagaaacatgacggagcaacatggcggactccgtgaaaagcacccgctccctatgtagctagaagagctcattctaaggtaacgaaaacacaatgattcttagagtcaggtgattatacactaatgaaaacatagttatgaataatatattccattattgctaatagatccccctaaatgctattCGCTGGACCTTTAAGTCATACCCAATAAAAATCTTGGGGTATGTGCAACATAAACTTTGAGCAACATGACACACTGTGCACATCTCCTCGTCACCAGTCACAGAAGCTTTTTCAAAGATGAGGTACAGAATGGCCACAgccacataaacacataaaatatCCACAAGTCCTAATTCGGTCACATTGAGTCAAAAGTCATTCAGGAAAAGATTAATTTCCATTAAATGCTCCGTTCAGCTGAAATATTCCTCACAAGGAAGTCCCTAACTCGTAGATTTTGTTCCTGGAAGGGATGCAAAACCTGAAGCAGCACAATATTCAGACCTTTTCCATTTAGCTGCCAAAACAAAAAGTCCATTCAGATGTTGTCGGCAGCAGAAATGTATGTGGAGAGAAAGTTCTTGATCTCAGAGACGTGCTTGGTCTCTCTGATGGTGGTGTCTCTGCTGCGGACTTGAAGCAGGccgctctccagcgtgttctcgCTGATCACCACGGTGAAAAGCACTCCCATCTCATCGTACCTGAAATGCATCGAAGCAGAGACGCACATCAGTCCGAAGCAAGACAAACATTGTTAATTTGCTGCTAATGAGCAATTTTGCTTCCATTACAACACTGAATTGTACTTTACTTTGCATTCAGCTGCTCCATTGACGTTGGCTGAGTGTCGAGATACCCGGGCCACGCAGAGATCTTAGCCTCCATAAACTCCTGCAGCAGCCCTTCACAAACCTACAAAATAATCAAATGCTCATTAATGTACATTCACTGATGCCTACGCAGCAAACAAGTTCAATTAAATACTTTAGTGCTGAATCTATCATCAGTTGACTCACTGTTGGGATGTGTATTCACACAGATTTAAtcaagataaaataaaaacaattgatCATAGATGTTTTTCTTACCTGCCTCAGCTCCACAGTGGCTCCCCTGCCAATGTCTAAAGCCACTTTGACTGGAGCCAACACTGGATGCAACTTCAGGACCTGAAATCAACAGCGAACCCAAGCTCAGTGATAGAGGATCACATCACAAAAGAATGAGACGGTGGAATAAcatattatcattttttttacaagtgGGTCAGCGTTGGGTCATCACCTTCCTCTGCACCAGCTTCTGCTTGCCGTCTTctttcttctgctgctggagtGAGTTGGACATGAAGGCCATCACACCGCGGTCCATGTTCCCGGTTACCGAGACGATGTGAGTGTCTGACTTACGGCCATCTCGACTCTGAATAGTGTTTATAAAGACAATTAACACTGCGTGTGATTACCTTGAAGAAAAGCCAAAATAGCAGCAAATAGCTGCTTTGTGATTTTTCTGGAAATATCTCCATGATGCTGTCAAGCGTGATTGCTTCGGCAACCTGACAGGTAAGAAACTGAATGCAGACATAGAAAGCACACATACAAAGTGTCCTGTCATGAAGACACTAAAAAAACAGATATGCAGGCTGACCTGTAGTTTGGAACGGactcctttgtgtgtgtgcagcagctcGGCGTTTCCTCTGCTCCACAGCGTCTCCAGGGGCTCCTGTCCCCACGGGAACCTGTAAACGATCCTCACACCACGAGACGCCGCCGCCTCGAGCTCCTCCTCTGGGACGTCACTGCTGCTGAAGTCTGATGGAGACAGGGCAAACTGGAAAGACATGGCATGGGTTGACCAGAGTTCATGTAACTGAAGATTTAGTAATATTTACAATCCCTGACTTCTCCCCAAACTTCCTATCTCAGTGTTGATTTTTGAAGTCTTAAAGCTCAAAACATCAGCGGCTTTCTGGAGGGAAATTTTATGTTTGGGGGCCTTGCAGGAAGATCAGGGAGGTTATCTTTGAGTAATAAAAATGAGTATCAATGATGGGACGTCATAAGATATTTTAGACCGTTTCAGACTGAACTTGGAGTActtataaatgaatacattcatcatAGACCTTCATATTTGATATTTCCACTTATTGTACTTCTGtgtttgtagtactgtatttccTACCTTGTAGGTGGttataaatatattgtaatccaagcaaaatctacaaaacacaAGAATACATGTTTCCTACGTGCTGTTTCCAACatataaaagtgtgtgtgtgtatctgagtAATGACGAGGATCTGTTCAGCTTACAATCATTGCTCTGAAATACTCCTTCATATTTAACAATACTCACTTTCCTCCACCACTTCAGTCTCTGTCGCGTCCAGTGATCCAGCCACTGGGAAGAGGTACGAGGAGAGCAGAACCACACCAGAGACGTCTGGGTGACCTCAGCCGGGCTGGCAGACAAAGAACCATTACTTTATAATTACAGCAGCATTAAACACACTTTTTAGCTGTTAACTGTATtcaaatatactttttttattaaGAAATAGAGCAATGCTCTATTATCTCAGAAAACCAGGGCCAGTTTGCCCTCTAGTGGTTAAATAATGAACAGTGTACAACAACATGAATGCAAACAATTATTGACATGAAAACTGATATGATCAGAAGAGCTAGTTTGACTGACTGTAGGTGATGTGCTGCAGACCAATCTACAGAAAAGTGAAATGGTTTTGTTTACCAAATGTAAGGAGataaacaacatttttacaGGACATTGTTTTTGGAAATGGCCACAATAACCAAAAAGATGCTAGACTGTCTAATCTATTTATAAATACATTACATGTtcatactgatgtaccttttcATAGGATTAGCAGTCAGTGAGTTGTACATATTGCTAGCATTCCATGTTCAGAAGAGTGGGTAGAAAAAggtttaataatttataaaagacgttattttttttgcacacattACTCAATTACTACGACCACATACTTGTCTTCATATAACATACAGGTGGTGCTAACATAAAGTCATCAAGCAATATTGAGTATGAAGGagcaaaaataattttaatacagacagacagacagacagacagacagacagacagacagacagtagatGAAGCCTCACCAACCGGAGCCATCTAAGGGCTGGAAACACAGACCAGTCTCAGCCAGGCCGAAGGGCAGCTTCCTGTTCACCAGCTTCAACGAGGGGACAAATTGCTCCAAGGCACCTGAGAACAAAACCAGACTGAATTACTGTTGTGTTTGTATTCAATTCTTTCTAATTTTGTACTTCAACAAAGATGATTAACATTGTTTGATAAGTCAATTGTTTTGTTACAAGTTGAGGATAGATACCACCAGTTATGTTCCCAAGAGTGATGCACTATCCTTTTGTCCCTCTATAGACTAAactaatagggatgcaccgatccaacctTTTCAGTCCAGAtactgatagcgatacctgggctttgggtatcggctgataccgagtaccgatccaataccagtgtttaatcaataagctgtatgcctcactgtgtggaagtgactgggatcattcttttatgtgtacgGCAACATCAGGCTACGCTTTGCTAACTTTTTAAAGCAAAATGTgaacaataaatacatatatataaatgtatttaattgttctttattattaaaatgataaatcatacaccagtaacttggtaacaaaaatcttcaaaattaacaggaattacaattcaagtgtaaccCTTTTTAATtcattggtcaaaacttaagcaggaattaaatatacagtatattatgtatgtagtttataaaaataaaattgacttgaataAATCTGCCCCATTGTAACAGATATCTGATCCATTATCAGTGCATCCCCTTTATAGACTGATATCATCAAAGATGAGGACAGGTACAAATCCCAGCTCCTTTGCAGACTGTTAATGTCCTAACCTCAACCACAATGATCCTAAACTTAAATATAATATCTGGTAGGTGGAGTTGAACTAGGATAGACTCAACCAAGGTCAGATTTTACTGGAGCTCCATGATGGTTTGCTGAACCAAAGATAGTCTATCTTGTAATCACCTTGCTATACACatactgttaagaatttcccggtaaaataacagtaaagaactggcagcagggttgcctttatgttactctaaaattaacagtattatactgtcgctgaaatctacagctttgtactgttaatgaaaaatacagtttttttttattaatttcaaagTATTTTACagtgaatttactgtttaaaaatatattatatgtctgtttttcacctttattttacattatcttactgatttgtttgaatgcactatttattttttacatacattttaataaacattattttttgcgtagatgaatagacttagcaggttacagacaggaATAGTCacattaaaggcacttgttaggaaaaaggctataaaatatacttgttgacacttttccccaAATGTCTGTCTATGTAGTGAAGAACAGTGCTAATCCACAGATtttccaatcatgtacaatgtacaagcctcacatgtgcagatcaggtcccagaattcaaACAGTGTTGTTTACAGTGCACCAAACTTCATGTCATCATAATCATCCTACAATATGTCATGCAGGACTCTACCTTGCAGGAAGTTTGTCCTCAGAGATGGAGACCTCTGAATGAGCATCTGCACCTTCTGGATGAGCTGCTCTTTGCTCAGATCTTGCTGCTCAAGtatgtgttttaaatgttcAGACTCAACAATCCCCAGTCCATCTGTTGCTGTgtccttgctgctgctgctcagagtgtTTATCCCAAACACCTGAGCTGTGGAGCTGGTCACAGAGTGCCACCACTGCTCCAGCAGGTTCCTCCTCAGCTCCACGCCCAGAGGACCATAGCTGCAGCTCATCCCACACCTAAACAGCTCTGTGTTAGTCTCACCAGGTGAAACATAGTACCTGTCCACACAGAGCTGCAGCAAAGTCCTCACCTCATCCAAACCCTCACTGGATGGTGATGCACTGCAGTGTCTCCTGGTGTGTTGCTGCAGAGCAGGTGTTATTCTGCACTGGGAGGTTTTTAATATGCAGAGGAGTCTTGATGGGACGTTTCTGACACAGTGAGACAACATGATGAGAAGCTTGAGAGACATCCAAAGGTCGTCTAGTGTAGTGATGACTCCTCATGAGTAAAGTCCAAATAAACCttaaaaactactgtaaaatacaccatttatgTTAAAATGATAGTTGTCACACAGTTAATGTTCATAATCGCTGGAGAAAGTTTGAAATTCACAGGAACTACATGTGACATGTGATCCGGAAGTGAAATCTTTACATCCGGGTTACGAATGCTTCGGTCAGATGGTGCATTCAGGGTCTTTCTGAAATAATCagtgtgtttagatatattttaacATACTTCATATTCAGTATAATTTTGACaaaaataagttttattttattgttttatttatttagttaaatTAAtgtctatattttttaaagttttttttttactcaagtaGTAATGCTTttcataattattaataatatatattttattatcatatatatattatattattatatacattatattatatattaaattatatattaatagtaaaatataatattatatattattttttccccccaggccatcagacttttaaatatcTAATTCATACACctcacataaaaaatatatcttatactgtgtatgttcttaatatgcctgtatatgttcttaatatgtccttgtacaaagtatttccttttataattataatgtaaataaaattgtaatgtaaatgtactataacttattttaatggagcttcccagcaaaaagtatttcacgcgtttgtacctgtataaccggcgtgacaataaacattttgaatcttgaattttgaattttgaataataatgataattaaagGAACACCAAAAATAGTCCCAGTGAGGTAAATCATATACCAAAACAACGTATAATATCTCCGTCGTCTTGTTTCAattaaataactttttatatggcgtcagaagttatctcgagacactTCTCATATAGTGCAGGTCTAGACCGCACTctatatttatctttattttcttATACAATGTTTTTAGAAGCGTTGTCCCCATTgtctggaataaaaaaaaaatgtttgctttaAAGTAGTAGGACCGATATAGTAATTTaaagataatataaaaaaaatactgcaaccaGACTAGTAAAAAATATCAACAAATGGGTAGTGTCATTACGGTAACTGCAGCCCTAAACTTAATATCTTAACATGCAGTAGACAGTTTAGCTGTGTAGAATAAGGTAGTGGCTCCAAAAACGTGGAGCAGGAACATCCAGGTGTTGCAAACATCCATGTTGCCCAATaatcagggttggaaattagcaccagccaaatTCTGGTAAAATAttcaagtggctgctagatttgttTCACTCAcagccaaaaaaaagaaaacaattatgaaatccaccagccacagtggcaagtggacaaaaagttaatttccaaccctgccAATAATATGTGCATTGTTTTAATTTCTGTGCAGCATTGTTTCTGACAAGTCAGCTCAGTATTGGTATACCAATGCAAAGTGATCCACATGAAAACAATCCCAGTTCTAATAGTTCTTGCTACCCAACCTTCCCACACAGTCAACACAGTCAACACAACACACGGGTCccaatttcttatttttatttaaaagggttACACGCACCCTTTTTGTATGATCTTCATAACATCTCTTTAAAACATACcacaaactgaaaacactgcattacctagtaaaaataaattactgaggaatgtaacaaaaaaaacatccaaggAAAAGTGCAGCAATCATAATTGCACTATAGGAGACGTGTCTATGACTCCCATTTAATGCTTCTGGGTTTAGTGAATATTTCCAACCCTGCTGTAAGCAAAACAAAGTTAAACAGTACaaaggataataataataataataataataatcataatcatattGTAAGATTTCAAGACTAAACCAAAATCATGTTGGTTCCATATATTGTGCGGATATCATATCTACTGAGGGAAGGGTGGTGGCATGGGGTAGGGCACCattggtggtgggggtggtggCTGTTGGgcctgtggtggtggtggctgaGAGTTGAATGGGAATGGTGGGTGGTTCATGCCATTCTGAGCGGCCCTCTGCATGGCCCCGAACTGAGGGGGGCCCTGGAAGCTTTGATTACCAAAAGCACCCACCTGGTTTGCTGGAGCACCAAAATTACCCTGTCCGTTGCTGTTGCTATAATTGTTGTTGCCATAGCTACCACTAGAGTTACCACTGTTACCTCCATAGCTGCCACCATTCTGGGCCTTATTGCCACCAAAAGCACTCTTCGGCCCATTGCCAAACCCTCTATcgctgtccctgtccctgtagCTACTACCGCCAAAGTTGCTCCTCCCACCCCCGGAATACCTATCCCGACGGTCATCCTTGTAGCCACCTCTTCCCCCCCTTCCGCGACCTGCATGAGATGAAGACAAGAGAGGGACAAAAGAGAGAGTAGAGTGGGTTCAGACTATTAATACACTGAACCTACAACAACATGGCAGTGATACTAAAGCCTCGATTATACTTTCCGCAAACGCGAGTATCCGCATTATGTAAATCTCATCATCAGAGGGTGTACGCGTAGACTTTGTGCAGATGTTCGCGCATCGGCAATTTGTTGTGGCCGCACAGACAGCgatctactgcgcatgtgtggaGCTCGTCCTCCAAGCGGACTGTATAAACAGGACTACTCTGCGTTTGTGGTGTCAGCAACTGTCCGTGTAGATGTCCGTTCGGGAGTGTAAAACTTTGGTTATGCTTTCCATAAGGATGGCTgcacggacatgagctgacgtggaatcgtgaagaggaaatgtttggatcttttatactaCGTGCAGGTTTCTCCTTGCGGCAAACagacattctcaaagctcctcaaagtttTCTGCCCATCCGCGTAGTTAGAAAACTCGGGATGTGTACGGACAGGCAAAAACCTGCTGCACGGAACCCCCGCGAAGggccgtgtctgatggtgtAGCGTCTCTTTGGCCATGCGGACACATGGGACCCTCGCGGATGCGGCAAGCATAAATAAAGCTTAATCGAGGCATAAGAGACACTGATAAGATAAATAAAGCCTCTTTTGCCAACCACTGCAAGCATCTGACATGAGAAGAATCTCAACTACTGCATAAGAGATAATTAAGTGCTTTTAAGAACATTTACGAAACAAGGTAAAAAGTCTAAAAAGGGGCTTCTGAGACAATGACAAGCCGAAGATTATATCATTTCATCCAAACCATCTGGGATATTAGTTCCTAATACAGAGGCGTACAATATGAATCTTTGAAATCAATAGACAGTCATCAAGTATCAATTCTCATATCTACTATAAGATACACTGCATCTTCCTTGAAAAGCATTATTAATGTAAACAAGTATCAGATCTtacctcctctgtcctctgccaTCTGGATCAGTTTGGGGTTAATGGCCTGGTTGGCCTCGCGGAGCACAGAGATCAGGTCACTGGCTTGTTTCATGTTGTTGGGGGTGAAGAAGGTGTAGGCAGTGCCCGTTTTTTGACTTCGGGCAGTGCGTCCAATGCGGTGGATATAATCCTCGGAGGAGTTAGGGTAGTcataattgatgacaaatttCACATCCTCCACATCTGTGAAAGTGTTGCAGTgtggcaaaacaaaacatggaggCCACACAGGATTTTGCACACCACAACAGCCAGATCAAAGGGACAAGTTAGCAACTGTGGAGGCTGGGGGGAGAAGATGGTCATTAGGCTGTGGAGGAAACGTGTTAAAGACAACATGAGATTGTGTATACATCTACTCCATGGGAATACTACTGTGGGAAGAGAGAAACGATGCACACTCCAATTGCTTACCATAATCAAAAAGATCCAAAAGACATTCACTCTCCCTTTTGTTAAccaagggagaaaaaaaaaatggatttaaGTCTTACCATAAAGGAGTATGCATTCACTAGTCCTTTCCCAATGCAGCGAAATCCCCCACAAATTGTCAAGTGACATCCAGGAGCTTCTACGCAGTTGGGCCTCGATATGCACTGGGGCCTCTTCATGTGCCAATATAGGACCATTCTGGGGTACATTTTTGCAGGTCCGTTTTTCCCAGTACACTCTCAAAAGAAGCTTGATATTAAAGGCCGCACTGCACGTCTTGCCAAGACAAAATAGACCAAGTACTAATTTGAACAGGGGCCCCCttcaaaaaaaatgaaaaaggccCAAGCATTGAACCCTGTGGGACTCCTAACCGAGCACGGAACAATTCCCCCCGCCCCCTTCATCAGTCTCATCAAGGCAAGATCTTCCAAGAAGCCAGTGTTCACTTGAGAAAATGTCTCTCGTTGGCAGGTCTCGACATGACTATAAAACGCAGGCGAGGGAGGAACTTTGGTTTGAGctgtctcactctctttctcttctcactAGAGGTTCCCACTACCCCCTAAACACATGTGCCAGGTCTCATCAATTTTCAGAGACAAGTAAAAGATTTCAAACTGCTCTCTCCATATGAAGAAATCCAGCACTTTGACGGGAAAAGAAAACAACTGAAAGCTTAGACAGGCTCACAAGCACCCATGCTGTGTGATACAAGCTCCGAAAGGTAACAATTGTTCCAAATCTCAAACAAGTGACTTGCAATACAGCGCTCTCTAACACAACAGCATGCAAGGCAAAAGTCACAACATCaagcatatcttttttttttttttttttttttaacgtttgAGTTGGAAACAGCTGGATGGCAGTTGTCAGGTGAAATCCATGGACAGAGaacagatgtgtgtgtatttcaacAACATATCAGAGACGAAGGCTTAGCCACACAGCCTTTTGAAGATCTCTGGCACACAAGTGCTTTCACCTCTCTAGGCCCACTGGGTGGCAAGCCAGTTGAGCACTTCCAATATGTCATCCTTCTCCCTCTCGAGGCCTGGGACTGTCATGCCTAGCGCCTGCCACAAAGACTCCACCTTAAGGTGAGAAAAACTCAGAAAAATGCATAGAAAAGTTAAAGAAAGCAAACCCACTTTCTTTAAAGTAAGTGAAACACTGACAAGAAAGTGGTGATACTCAATGGCATACTGACCCAAGCCACGCGAGGCCACATCTGTGGCGATGAGGATTGGAGCTTTACCATATCTGAACTCTGAAGGGAGATGGACAAATATTTACTTCAATTACAGAGCAGCCTGTGAGAAAGATTCATaaagatatgtatatatatttttataccgTATCTtgaaagttgatttattaaatCTCACCATTAAGGACCCAGTCCCTCTCCTGCTGGCTCTTGTCTCCATGAATTCCCATTGCTGGCCACCTGTGACAGACAGATTGAACTTTAAACACTAATGCAACAACAAATAAGAGCaatgagaaagaaaagttatCATTTGGCATCGCCTAAATGTTAACTTTCCAGATGGATagaattaaaataaacattttttgatgggagggaagaggagatcCTTACCCATCTCTTCTCATCCTCCTGGTGAGCTCATCACAACGCCTTTTGGTCTCCACAAAAATAATGGTCTTGTTCTCCTTTTCACTCATTATCTCCTCCAGCAAACGGATCAGTCTGACAGAgaagagacaaagaggaagTTAAGACACAACTTAGTTGACAAAATATAGTCTGTCACTGCAACAGACATTGTGTTTCTACTGATGCAAGTACAGTCACACACAGATTTAAGATTAAATAAACAATGTTCTT
This window contains:
- the polg2 gene encoding DNA polymerase subunit gamma-2, which gives rise to MSLKLLIMLSHCVRNVPSRLLCILKTSQCRITPALQQHTRRHCSASPSSEGLDEVRTLLQLCVDRYYVSPGETNTELFRCGMSCSYGPLGVELRRNLLEQWWHSVTSSTAQVFGINTLSSSSKDTATDGLGIVESEHLKHILEQQDLSKEQLIQKVQMLIQRSPSLRTNFLQGALEQFVPSLKLVNRKLPFGLAETGLCFQPLDGSGCPAEVTQTSLVWFCSPRTSSQWLDHWTRQRLKWWRKFALSPSDFSSSDVPEEELEAAASRGVRIVYRFPWGQEPLETLWSRGNAELLHTHKGVRSKLQSRDGRKSDTHIVSVTGNMDRGVMAFMSNSLQQQKKEDGKQKLVQRKVLKLHPVLAPVKVALDIGRGATVELRQVCEGLLQEFMEAKISAWPGYLDTQPTSMEQLNAKYDEMGVLFTVVISENTLESGLLQVRSRDTTIRETKHVSEIKNFLSTYISAADNI